The Brassica napus cultivar Da-Ae chromosome C7, Da-Ae, whole genome shotgun sequence genome has a segment encoding these proteins:
- the LOC111202279 gene encoding uncharacterized protein LOC111202279 isoform X2: MARKGSHQKNGVVDHNQTKPKKKTPESLPSRKGQGKASEAESVLKQSCQDDDKHTRSSETSERDMASVKDVDNPVASETDLAGDDCNATTTQETRHTRFDRERINALMRTLLDILSTNSPSENIGLAYNAAIRKLRIPAATVSREVNQWMERNRPLIVSVKSRVYKARDVVTKKIRLACPVVFRWLMHFGSILLLLSLVWLDCAIRGFDSFIRMGTASFFSIMWCGVFSAFSMIGVTKFILMSFATVLVSLFIGFVVGSITLAISSLVFLWLYGSFWTTLMFLFLGGLAFMTKHERIALFILTVYSVYSALGYVGWLGLLLAFNLAFISTDALIYFFNNKINQQSTDGGPSDPLNGSSFENGPGFPGDRGPGVPSTSGTDSELTSEGEVARLLNCADHYSVLGVPRYGNVDMAYIKREYRKKAMLVHPDKNMGNEKAAEAFKKLQNAYEVLLDSIKRKSYDDELKREELLNCFRRFQNSSQRDTRGHGFGSSEGEGDEALRECRQIACKKCGNFHAWFLTKKSKSRARWCQDCKDFHQAKDGDGWVEQSSQHVLFGLIQKVDLPRAYVCADSKVYEASEWYICQGMRCPANTHKPSFHVNTNVTGAKRGGTSGSSGQRGNQRMPNANMDETMTEEEFYEWLQNAAQAGMFDSAAESPTSAAASNTSGSSSKKKKKGKKQW, from the exons ATGGCTCGTAAAGGAAGCCATCAGAAGAACGGAGTAGTAGATCACAACCAAACCAAGCCAAAGAAGAAAACTCCCGAGTCTCTGCCGTCTAGAAAGGGACAGGGGAAAGCTAGTGAAGCCGAGAGCGTCCTGAAACAGAGTTGCCAAGATGATGATAAGCACACAAGAAGCAGTGAAACTTCAGAGAGAGACATGGCTTCAGTTAAGGATGTAGATAACCCTGTTGCTTCAGAGACTGATTTAGCTGGAGATGATTGTAACGCAACTACAACCCAAGAGACTAGACATACTCGATTTGATCGTGAACGCATCAACGCTCTTATGAGAACCTTGCTGGATATTCTGAGCACCAACAGCCCCTCTGAGAATATTGGGCTAGCATACAATGCAGCAATCAGGAAACTGAGGATACCCGCTGCTACTGTATCAAGGGAAGTGAATCAGTGGATGGAAAGAAACAGGCCTTTGATAGTTTCTGTCAAGTCACGAGTTTACAAAGCCCGTGACGTTGTTACAAAGAAGATTCGGCTAGCGTGCCCGGTTGTCTTCAGATGGCTTATGCACTTTGGCAGCATTCTTCTTCTCCTATCTCTGGTTTGGTTGGACTGTGCAATCCGAGGCTTTGATTCTTTCATCAGGATGGGGACAGCATCGTTTTTCTCAATCATGTGGTGTGGTGTCTTCTCAGCTTTTTCCATGATCGGCGTGACCAAATTTATATTGATGTCG TTTGCAACTGTTCTGGTGTCGTTGTTCATTGGATTTGTTGTTGGATCCATCACCCTTGCCATTTCTAGTCTGGTTTTCCTGTGGCTCTATGGTAGCTTTTGGACAACGCTGATGTTCCTCTTCTTAGGAG GTCTGGCATTCATGACGAAGCACGAGCGCATTGCGCTCTTTATCCTCACAGTGTATTCAGTCTACAGTGCATTGGGTTATGTCGGATGGCTAGGCCTTCTTTTGGCTTTTAATCTTGCTTTCATCTCGACCGATGCTCTTATATATTTCTTCAATAACAAAATAAACCAGCAGAGCACAGATGGTGGACCCAGTGATCCCTTAAATGGTTCCTCTTTCGAAAACGGCCCTGGCTTTCCTGGAGACCGTGGCCCAGGAGTCCCGTCGACCAGCGGAACAGACTCTGAGTTAACATCTGAAGGTGAAGTTGCTCGGTTGCTGAATTGTGCTGACCACTACTCAGTTTTGGGCGTACCTCGGTATGGGAACGTTGACATGGCTTATATTAAGCGAGAATATAGAAAGAAG GCAATGTTGGTACATCCTGATAAGAATATGGGGAATGAGAAAGCAGCCGAAGCTTTTAAGAAACTTCAGAATGCCTATGAG GTGTTGCTTGATTCTATAAAACGGAAGTCATATGACGATGAGTTAAAGAGAGAGGAACTACTCAACTGCTTTCGAAGGTTTCAGAATTCTTCTCAAAGG GACACTCGGGGACACGGTTTTGGAAGCTCAGAAGGCGAAGGAGATGAAGCGTTGAGAGAGTGTAGACAAATAGCGTGTAAAAAATGTGGCAATTTCCATGCCTGGTTTCTAacaaagaaatcaaaatctagagCAAGATGGTGCCAG GATTGTAAGGACTTTCATCAAGCAAAAGATGGAGATGGTTGGGTTGAACAGTCTTCACAGCACGTCTTGTTCGGGTTGATTCAAAAG GTTGATCTGCCGCGTGCTTACGTTTGCGCAGACAGCAAAGTATATGAAGCTTCTGAGTGGTATATCTGTCAG GGAATGAGATGTCCTGCGAACACACACAAGCCGAGTTTCCATGTGAACACAAACGTGACAGGTGCGAAACGAGGAGGAACAAGTGGTTCATCAGGGCAAAGAGGAAACCAGAGAATGCCAAATGCAAACATGGATGAAACAATGACGGAGGAAGAGTTCTACGAGTGGTTGCAGAACGCCGCACAAGCCGGTATGTTTGATAGTGCCGCCGAGAGCCCTACTTCTGCAGCTGCGAGTAATACTAGTGGTAGTAgcagcaagaagaagaaaaagggaaaGAAGCAATGGTGA
- the LOC111202279 gene encoding uncharacterized protein LOC111202279 isoform X1 → MARKGSHQKNGVVDHNQTKPKKKTPESLPSRKGQGKASEAESVLKQSCQDDDKHTRSSETSERDMASVKDVDNPVASETDLAGDDCNATTTQETRHTRFDRERINALMRTLLDILSTNSPSENIGLAYNAAIRKLRIPAATVSREVNQWMERNRPLIVSVKSRVYKARDVVTKKIRLACPVVFRWLMHFGSILLLLSLVWLDCAIRGFDSFIRMGTASFFSIMWCGVFSAFSMIGVTKFILMSFATVLVSLFIGFVVGSITLAISSLVFLWLYGSFWTTLMFLFLGGLAFMTKHERIALFILTVYSVYSALGYVGWLGLLLAFNLAFISTDALIYFFNNKINQQSTDGGPSDPLNGSSFENGPGFPGDRGPGVPSTSGTDSELTSEGEVARLLNCADHYSVLGVPRYGNVDMAYIKREYRKKAMLVHPDKNMGNEKAAEAFKKLQNAYEVLLDSIKRKSYDDELKREELLNCFRRFQNSSQRNQDTRGHGFGSSEGEGDEALRECRQIACKKCGNFHAWFLTKKSKSRARWCQDCKDFHQAKDGDGWVEQSSQHVLFGLIQKVDLPRAYVCADSKVYEASEWYICQGMRCPANTHKPSFHVNTNVTGAKRGGTSGSSGQRGNQRMPNANMDETMTEEEFYEWLQNAAQAGMFDSAAESPTSAAASNTSGSSSKKKKKGKKQW, encoded by the exons ATGGCTCGTAAAGGAAGCCATCAGAAGAACGGAGTAGTAGATCACAACCAAACCAAGCCAAAGAAGAAAACTCCCGAGTCTCTGCCGTCTAGAAAGGGACAGGGGAAAGCTAGTGAAGCCGAGAGCGTCCTGAAACAGAGTTGCCAAGATGATGATAAGCACACAAGAAGCAGTGAAACTTCAGAGAGAGACATGGCTTCAGTTAAGGATGTAGATAACCCTGTTGCTTCAGAGACTGATTTAGCTGGAGATGATTGTAACGCAACTACAACCCAAGAGACTAGACATACTCGATTTGATCGTGAACGCATCAACGCTCTTATGAGAACCTTGCTGGATATTCTGAGCACCAACAGCCCCTCTGAGAATATTGGGCTAGCATACAATGCAGCAATCAGGAAACTGAGGATACCCGCTGCTACTGTATCAAGGGAAGTGAATCAGTGGATGGAAAGAAACAGGCCTTTGATAGTTTCTGTCAAGTCACGAGTTTACAAAGCCCGTGACGTTGTTACAAAGAAGATTCGGCTAGCGTGCCCGGTTGTCTTCAGATGGCTTATGCACTTTGGCAGCATTCTTCTTCTCCTATCTCTGGTTTGGTTGGACTGTGCAATCCGAGGCTTTGATTCTTTCATCAGGATGGGGACAGCATCGTTTTTCTCAATCATGTGGTGTGGTGTCTTCTCAGCTTTTTCCATGATCGGCGTGACCAAATTTATATTGATGTCG TTTGCAACTGTTCTGGTGTCGTTGTTCATTGGATTTGTTGTTGGATCCATCACCCTTGCCATTTCTAGTCTGGTTTTCCTGTGGCTCTATGGTAGCTTTTGGACAACGCTGATGTTCCTCTTCTTAGGAG GTCTGGCATTCATGACGAAGCACGAGCGCATTGCGCTCTTTATCCTCACAGTGTATTCAGTCTACAGTGCATTGGGTTATGTCGGATGGCTAGGCCTTCTTTTGGCTTTTAATCTTGCTTTCATCTCGACCGATGCTCTTATATATTTCTTCAATAACAAAATAAACCAGCAGAGCACAGATGGTGGACCCAGTGATCCCTTAAATGGTTCCTCTTTCGAAAACGGCCCTGGCTTTCCTGGAGACCGTGGCCCAGGAGTCCCGTCGACCAGCGGAACAGACTCTGAGTTAACATCTGAAGGTGAAGTTGCTCGGTTGCTGAATTGTGCTGACCACTACTCAGTTTTGGGCGTACCTCGGTATGGGAACGTTGACATGGCTTATATTAAGCGAGAATATAGAAAGAAG GCAATGTTGGTACATCCTGATAAGAATATGGGGAATGAGAAAGCAGCCGAAGCTTTTAAGAAACTTCAGAATGCCTATGAG GTGTTGCTTGATTCTATAAAACGGAAGTCATATGACGATGAGTTAAAGAGAGAGGAACTACTCAACTGCTTTCGAAGGTTTCAGAATTCTTCTCAAAGG AACCAGGACACTCGGGGACACGGTTTTGGAAGCTCAGAAGGCGAAGGAGATGAAGCGTTGAGAGAGTGTAGACAAATAGCGTGTAAAAAATGTGGCAATTTCCATGCCTGGTTTCTAacaaagaaatcaaaatctagagCAAGATGGTGCCAG GATTGTAAGGACTTTCATCAAGCAAAAGATGGAGATGGTTGGGTTGAACAGTCTTCACAGCACGTCTTGTTCGGGTTGATTCAAAAG GTTGATCTGCCGCGTGCTTACGTTTGCGCAGACAGCAAAGTATATGAAGCTTCTGAGTGGTATATCTGTCAG GGAATGAGATGTCCTGCGAACACACACAAGCCGAGTTTCCATGTGAACACAAACGTGACAGGTGCGAAACGAGGAGGAACAAGTGGTTCATCAGGGCAAAGAGGAAACCAGAGAATGCCAAATGCAAACATGGATGAAACAATGACGGAGGAAGAGTTCTACGAGTGGTTGCAGAACGCCGCACAAGCCGGTATGTTTGATAGTGCCGCCGAGAGCCCTACTTCTGCAGCTGCGAGTAATACTAGTGGTAGTAgcagcaagaagaagaaaaagggaaaGAAGCAATGGTGA
- the LOC106350723 gene encoding uncharacterized protein LOC106350723, whose product MVAEAMRIKAEVYHGDKTCREIFGSLLSQIGLPNRLLSNQEIEECGYVKDTGFVWLKHKKKNKDDKKRHQDSFRFGNVMVCFEDEVTAYFQPNTIKKLTGVKAKEFVVWISLGEIHVNRPSGLITFKTQVGLLSKSLPLSVFEDVQGKHDVMEKPKQDQQKFNDPKIYLY is encoded by the coding sequence ATGGTGGCAGAAGCCATGAGAATCAAGGCAGAGGTGTACCACGGAGACAAGACATGCAGAGAGATATTCGGCTCCCTTTTGTCCCAGATCGGTTTACCAAACCGGCTCCTAAGTAACCAGGAGATCGAAGAATGCGGATACGTGAAGGACACGGGTTTCGTGTGGCtaaagcacaagaagaagaacaaagacgATAAAAAGAGACATCAAGACTCGTTTAGATTCGGTAACGTCATGGTGTGTTTCGAAGACGAAGTCACTGCTTATTTCCAGCCGAACACGATCAAGAAACTCACTGGTGTTAAGGCCAAGGAGTTCGTCGTCTGGATCTCGCTCGGTGAGATTCACGTAAACCGTCCCTCTGGTTTGATTACCTTCAAGACACAGGTCGGTTTATTGTCTAAGTCGTTGCCTTTGTCGGTTTTTGAAGACGTTCAAGGTAAACATGATGTTATGGAGAAGCCTAAACAGGATCAACAAAAATTCAACGATCCCAAAATCTATTTGTACTAA
- the LOC106352250 gene encoding transcription factor MYB78, giving the protein MDGKRSFEINKNMGDFENNVDDEMDLRRGPWTVEEDFKLSNYISTLGEGRWNSLARCAGLKRTGKSCRLRWLNYLRPDVRRGNITLEEQLLILELHSRWGNRWSKIAQYLPGRTDNEIKNYWRTRVQKHAKQLRCDVNSQQFKDTMRYLWMPRLVERIQAASASSTTGSAAKSCVTTTTDQFVITSYDDGANNNNTSIDHLGLTNNPNGYVTSGTSSVTVSPASGLTEYNIGSEVGKIETSFDPDQSLVGPQILLPSQNYLDDKSGLLNGGLRDMQEQSYHNLFENINGMIPSYSDSFWNIGSDEDFWLLQQQQQQQQQLLNNRSF; this is encoded by the exons ATGGACGGCAAAAGAAGCTTTGAGATCAATAAGAACATGGGAGATTTCGAGAACAACGTGGATGACGAAATGGACCTAAGGAGAGGTCCATGGACGGTTGAGGAAGATTTCAAGCTCAGCAATTACATTTCTACTCTTGGAGAAGGCCGATGGAACTCTCTAGCTCGTTGCGCCG GTCTCAAAAGAACCGGAAAAAGCTGTAGATTACGGTGGTTGAACTATCTCCGGCCAGACGTCCGCCGTGGAAACATAACCCTTGAAGAACAACTCTTAATTCTTGAACTTCACTCCCGTTGGGGCAATAG ATGGTCTAAGATTGCACAATATTTACCAGGAAGAACAGATAACGAGATTAAAAACTACTGGAGAACACGTGTGCAAAAGCATGCGAAACAGCTTAGATGCGACGTCAACAGTCAACAGTTTAAAGacactatgaggtatctttggATGCCTCGTCTAGTAGAGCGGATCCAAGCCGCCTCCGCTTCATCCACCACTGGTTCTGCTGCCAAGTCTTGTGTCACCACCACCACAGATCAGTTCGTGATCACGTCATACGACGACGGAGCCAACAACAACAATACCAGCATAGACCATTTGGGTTTAACGAACAACCCTAATGGTTACGTCACGTCGGGAACTTCAAGCGTGACAGTATCTCCGGCGTCCGGTTTGACGGAGTATAATATAGGCAGTGAAGTGGGAAAGATTGAAACTAGTTTTGATCCGGATCAGAGTTTGGTGGGTCCACAAATCCTGTTGCCATCGCAAAACTACCTGGATGATAAAAGTGGATTATTAAACGGAGGTTTAAGGGATATGCAGGAGCAGAGCTATCAcaatttgtttgaaaatattaatggAATGATACCTTCTTATTCGGACAGTTTCTGGAACATTGGAAGTGATGAAGACTTTTGGCTCttacagcagcagcagcaacaacaacaacagctcCTCAACAATAGAAGCTTCTGA